GTCCTGCTGGCGTGAAACGTCGGCGGTGACGGCGTCATAGACCTTAGTCCGTATCAGCTGCATGGTCAGGATCCAACGCATGTCAGATTCTGACAGGTCGGCAACCGATTTCATGTTCGCTTGGTAGGTCGCCACGTTATTCGCATAGACCTCGGTCGAGTAGACCGTGGGGGTGGCGGAGGGGGTGCTGGTCTGGGCGGGTGTCGTCGTGGCTGCCGCGGTGGCAGTCGGTTCTAATGTAGCTGCCGGGGTTGCCAGGCTCTGGGTCAGGCTGAGCGTGGGGGTGATGGTGGGCGTGGCGGTTGGCGCGGTCGTTGCGGTCGGGGGGATCAAGGCGATCTGGGTCGGGTTGAGGGTCGAGGTCGGCACCGGCGCGCTGGTTGGTGCAGTGGTGGGTGTGCCGTTGGGATAGAAGCCCATGTAATCCTCAAATGCCTTGTCCACCTCTTCCGAGCTAACGGTGATGCCGCGCTTCTCAGCTTCCTTCTGGATCACCTCGTTGGCTACCAGGTAATCGATCGCGCTTTGGCCAATATTGGTGTCCTGCAGCTGGTATTCGATCTGCGACTTCAGCTGCTGGATATAGCTCAAGCTCGACTGGTCGCTGCCAAAGAGCTGTTCCAGCTGCTGGTAATACTGATACTGCTGGATCCACTGCACGCGTTCATAGCGGGCAAAGGTCTGGAACTGCCTGCTGGTGACCACCTGGTCACCCACCTTAGCTACAGGCTGCCGGGGTTGGACCAGGTATGTTTGGACCAGGCCGTATCCGATCAGCCCCACCACAATGACGATCACCGCAATGCTGACGATCAGAATGTAGCGGTTTTGCAGCTTCTCGCGCTGCTGGCGGGCGAGGTGTTTCTTAGTAACGATTTGACTTTTCTGTCCTTTTGCCATTTTTTTCCTCACTGATCGAGTGGACATGCTTGTCACCCGATCAATCTCTTGTACCTCGCTTATCGCAGGACTTCGCCGGTGAAAGGCAACAGGGCCAGGTGGCGGGCGCGCTTGACGGCGCGGGCGATCTCACGCTGATGCTTGGCGCAGGCACCCGACTGGCGGCGTGGGCGGATCTTGCCGCTTTCGGTGACATAGCGCCGCAGGACATCGACCTGCTTGTAATCGATCTTTGCACTTCGATCGGTGCAGAATTGGCAGACCTTGGGCTGCGAATAAAAGCGCCGCGGGCCACCACGTGCATCGGTGTTCATTTCATTAGTATCCACT
This Anaerolineales bacterium DNA region includes the following protein-coding sequences:
- the rpsR gene encoding 30S ribosomal protein S18, giving the protein MNTDARGGPRRFYSQPKVCQFCTDRSAKIDYKQVDVLRRYVTESGKIRPRRQSGACAKHQREIARAVKRARHLALLPFTGEVLR